A stretch of DNA from Bacteroidales bacterium:
ACAGTGGAGGTGTTTTAATTCAAACAGTTACCGATACCCTCTTTTACCATTACCGCCGGTATTGAGTTTATAGCGTTTTTTGTGCCGAAAGGGATTGAAATACCATTGATGAAATGGTTGACAAAACTTTTGTCTGCCGTGTAAGATTTTTCCCCCTGGTCATGATGGTAAGAACATAAGGAGTGTTATCCATATACACGATAGCTGATTCATGCAGTTCCTGATTGTTCATATTGCCTTCTTCCCCAAATTTATGGGCTACAAGTATATTGTCGGGAATACTCTTTGCAATCCCGCTTTTGAAATCGCTTTTTGAAAGCATCTTAATAGCAAATTCCGAGTGTTCTGCTGTAAGGTAACTCCCGTTGAAAAGGGTCCGCATGAATTTTGAATAATCCGCTGCTGTAATGGGATATGCTTTTGACTGACTGTCAGGAACGGGTAATCCAACATCTTCAAAAACCTGCCTGAATATTCCAGCATCCATATGCTGTGTAAGCAGATAAGTTGCGTTATTATCAGAATACTGAATCATGTATTCCAGCAATTCCCTGATGGTATAATACTGGCCTTTGGTAATGGTTTTAGAAACAATGACAGCTTTTTTTTCAGATGGGAAAGTCTTGTCGCAAAGAAGTTTTTTATCCAGCAGACCTGGATTTTTTTCACTCATCTTGAGGTAGGTGATTAATTCCGGGACTTTCAGCATTGAGCCCGGCGAATAGGTTTCAGAGCCATTGATGCTTATCCACTCGCTGCTGAAAAATTTCCTGAGATACACTGAAGATGTGGAAACAGTGCCATCGTTATTGAAGGTAGCTAATGTGTTAATAATTTCCTGTTTAAGCAATTGCAGGTTCTCCGCCTCACAATCATTTTCAACAAACAGAATTGGGTTGATCAGGCTCGATCCACCCAGGCGTTTTATCCGAAAATCACATTGAGCGGATGTAAGTGTTTCTTTTTCTGCCTTTTCAGAAAATGATCGTATGATCGCCTTTTTTGCAAAAAGATAAGTGGAAGCAGAAGTTACAACAACAATTAATATCAGATAAATAATGGATACTTTCTTTGATAGCAGGGCAGTCATGGCAGAGGAATTTTGAACAAAATTATATCAAATATTGGTTGGCAATTGAATATAACAGTATTTTTTTTTCGATAAGAATTAAGCTGAATCGAAATGACATTGCCCAAAGGGTTCATCAACACACCCTGCGAGAAACCTTTTGCTTGGAATGTCGGATGCCCCGAAGGGGAGCCTTTGGCTTGGGATGTCGGATGGGGATTGAGAATGTCCCCCTTTGCAAAAAGGGGGTGTCCGCCTAAGGCGGACGGGGGATTTTTGGCGATCTTCGGAAAACGTAGGAGTAGCAAATTTAAGGACAGGCTCCAGTAGCCTGTCCTTTCATCGTTCAACTATTAATCAAACAATTCGTTTAACCAGCTTTTTTTTCTGTGATTTTTATAATAATCATGCTGATTGTGATTTTCATGACGATCATGATTGTCAGAATGATGTTTAGGAGGATAATTTGCATCATTACCAGGTGTTTGTGACGATTTCTCAATGATCTTGTCAAGTTCACCTCTGTCGAGCCAGATTCCCCGGCATTGTGGACAATAATCTATTTCAATTCCTTGTCTTTCTGACATTACTAAAGGAACATTGCAGTTTGGACAATTCATAAGTCTGTTTTTTTTGGTATCGTTTTATTATTTATTTACTGATAGCCCTGAAATCTGGCATGTGTCGAATTATTCTCCATTGAGACATGGCTCATGTAGAATTTCTAACCCCGGAAATTTTAAATGTTAATTTTTTGGCGGTTGCCAAATTCGAATAAGTAAACTTCTGATAATGAAAGTGCCCTGGAATATCAGCATACTCGCAGTTGGTTCTAAAAACAGGTTATAATCAGTGGATTGAAGAACCTGATCATCTTCAAATAAATCTGTATGTGAAACTAAACAATCTTTTTTGCCGGAATTCACTTCAGATAATTCAAAGCAAGATGGATGATTACTATAGCCAGAATAGGAATGCAGCCCGTAGCATAACAGGACTACAGTGACAATCACCAATTTGAATGCTATTTTACCAGTTAATTTCATTACTCAGCAAATATACTCTCAACTTAAATGGCTAATTTGAGTTTTATGTTAAAAATAATTAATACCTAACTTGCCAGCTAGTTCTGCTGCAAAGCCTTCGTTGAGTCAGTTTTCTTTCGTCTATCTTTGTCAATGGCGAATATCTGCAGTTATGAAATCCTACCTGACACTTCAATTAAGGATGCTAAACAGGCATCTGGAGGAAGCCGGGCTTCAGCCATGGGTTGGGTATCCATTGTTTTTACTGGCTTTCACCGGATTATCAGCATATCTCTTTCACAAAACAACCTTTGCCCCATACTTCTACCTGCTCTTCGCGTTGTCAATAATTTCAAGCCGATCCGAGAAAAACCGGAATGATTTTCTTAAGACTTGCTTCACGACGAACAATTATTACAGGATCCGCCTGGTTGAAAATGTTCTGATCTCCCTTCCTTTCGTCTTTTATCTTGCCTGGGAACAAGAATGGATTCCCATTTTGCTCCTGCTATCTTTATCCGGGATCATGGTTTTTAATGCTCATACAATTCAACTGAACTATACCATTCCTACTCCTTTTTCGAAGCATCCATTTGAATTTTCAGTAGGTTTCAGAAAGACCTTTTTCCTCCAGCTTTTTGCTTATTTTCTCACTGTAATGGCAATAATTGCAGGGAATTTTAACCTGGGCGTTTTTTCCCTGGCTTTATTGTTCCTGACCTTTTTCACTTTCTATATTGAGCCTGAAAATGATTTCTATGTCTGGGTGTACAAAAAAACTACAAGCGGGTTTCTGATGGCAAAAATCGGAAGGGCATTGATTCAATCGAGCCTACTTACCTTGCCGGTTATGATTGCAATATGGTTTTTATTGAATGGTGACTGGCAAATACTCCTGCTCTTCCAGGGAATGGGTTATGTATTTCTTGTCGCAGCGATCCTGGTAAAATATGCTTCCTATCCCGATAAAATGTACCTTCCTTATTTGGTTTTATTAGGATTGAGTATCTATTTCCCGCCTCTTTTGCTTGGATTGCTTCCATTTTTATTTTTTAAGTCGAATCAACACCTGAAGGAACTACTCGGATGATCAGAATTGATACACTATCAAAAAGTTTTGGCGCACTTGTGGTGCTGAAGGACATCAGTTTCAGCTTTGAATCGGGCCTGGTTTACGGAATTGTCGGACAGAACGGCGCAGGTAAAACAACCTTGTTCAGATGTATCGCCGGACTAGAGAAATATGAGGGCAATGTCATCTATGACTTAGGAAATCTGAAGGACCACCTTGGTTTCCTGATGACCGAACCCTTCTTTTTCTCCAAAATCACGGGAAAGGAATATATCCGGTTACTATGCCAGGCCCGGGGTAAAGACCCTGGTGATATAGATCAGCGCAATATCTTTGAACTGCCGCTTGACCAATATGCTTCCACCTTTTCAACAGGTATGAAGAAGAAACTGGCCCTCACTGCACTGCTGATGCAGGAAAATCAATACTTTATCCTGGATGAACCTTTTAATGGTGTGGATATACAGAGCAACCTGCTGATCACTGATATTATTCATACTTTGAAAGCCCTGGGCAAAACAGTCATCATGTCGTCACATATTTTCCAGACTCTCGTAGATACCTGCGACGAAATTCTATTGCTTGATAAAGGTATGATTACCAAAATAGTGGGGAAAGGAGATTTCTCTGAATTAGAAAAGGAGATGAAAGAGGTGAGTATCGGCAATAAGATTCACTCAATTGGATTAAAATAGAGGAATGAATTGCCTATATAGTGGATTAGAAGCTATGAAGCTTTGAATATTCAGGATTGTGATGAGGCTATTGAATACTCTGCATTTCAGCAGATGCAAAGCCCATGATTCTTACCCTTTGATTTTAACAAATTCCTGCTTTTTCCAGTAAGTGAGGCTTCTCCACAGCCATTCCATTGGTCCGTAACGGAATTTCTTCAACCAAATCAGTGATACCAGCATCAGGATCAGCCAAATCGCCGGTACCATCATCAGTTGATAGGAGCGGTTCACTTGTCCGAACAACCCCAGTCCATGACCATAAAATAAGAAAGTACAGATCAATGTCTGGAGGATATAGTTAGAAAAAGCAGTTCTTCCTACTGCGGCAAGTGTGAATTGAAGGTTCCTGACATGGCTTGATTTGCTGATCAGCATAATAACACCGATATATCCGAGAGATGTTATCACACTTCCCAGGTAATTGAAATGACGCCCCATGAACATGGAAAATCGCATATTCCAGTCATTTTCAAAATTAAGTATCACCCCAATGCCACTGATAAAACTTCCTATCAGGATTCCTGCGGCGCCCAATACCAGGTAGTTTCTTTTTGAAAAATGCGCTG
This window harbors:
- a CDS encoding zf-TFIIB domain-containing protein, which gives rise to MNCPNCNVPLVMSERQGIEIDYCPQCRGIWLDRGELDKIIEKSSQTPGNDANYPPKHHSDNHDRHENHNQHDYYKNHRKKSWLNELFD
- a CDS encoding ATP-binding cassette domain-containing protein, with amino-acid sequence MIRIDTLSKSFGALVVLKDISFSFESGLVYGIVGQNGAGKTTLFRCIAGLEKYEGNVIYDLGNLKDHLGFLMTEPFFFSKITGKEYIRLLCQARGKDPGDIDQRNIFELPLDQYASTFSTGMKKKLALTALLMQENQYFILDEPFNGVDIQSNLLITDIIHTLKALGKTVIMSSHIFQTLVDTCDEILLLDKGMITKIVGKGDFSELEKEMKEVSIGNKIHSIGLK
- a CDS encoding serine hydrolase, with product MTALLSKKVSIIYLILIVVVTSASTYLFAKKAIIRSFSEKAEKETLTSAQCDFRIKRLGGSSLINPILFVENDCEAENLQLLKQEIINTLATFNNDGTVSTSSVYLRKFFSSEWISINGSETYSPGSMLKVPELITYLKMSEKNPGLLDKKLLCDKTFPSEKKAVIVSKTITKGQYYTIRELLEYMIQYSDNNATYLLTQHMDAGIFRQVFEDVGLPVPDSQSKAYPITAADYSKFMRTLFNGSYLTAEHSEFAIKMLSKSDFKSGIAKSIPDNILVAHKFGEEGNMNNQELHESAIVYMDNTPYVLTIMTRGKNLTRQTKVLSTISSMVFQSLSAQKTL
- a CDS encoding ABC transporter permease produces the protein MKSYLTLQLRMLNRHLEEAGLQPWVGYPLFLLAFTGLSAYLFHKTTFAPYFYLLFALSIISSRSEKNRNDFLKTCFTTNNYYRIRLVENVLISLPFVFYLAWEQEWIPILLLLSLSGIMVFNAHTIQLNYTIPTPFSKHPFEFSVGFRKTFFLQLFAYFLTVMAIIAGNFNLGVFSLALLFLTFFTFYIEPENDFYVWVYKKTTSGFLMAKIGRALIQSSLLTLPVMIAIWFLLNGDWQILLLFQGMGYVFLVAAILVKYASYPDKMYLPYLVLLGLSIYFPPLLLGLLPFLFFKSNQHLKELLG